The Pectobacterium sp. A5351 genome contains the following window.
CAGAGCATGTTGGCAATATCGAAGATGATGGGTTGGAAGATGAGGCGTTAGATTCTGACGACTCAGCCACCTTGATCCCAAAGCGTACCCTTTCCCTGTTTGATACATTGATACTACTGGTTTTAAGAAAGCATTATCAGGATCGAGAGTCTGCAGGAGAACAAAAAATTACGATTGATATCGAACGTTTAGAATCCTATCTGACGCCCTTCCTTCCGATAACTGACCACGCGTCAAAAGATCGAAAAAAGCTACTGATTAGAGTAAAAGAGATGGTTAAGCGGAAAGTGTTGTCGACGATCAGAAGCGAAGAAGATCGATACGAAATCACTCCGATCATTCGTTATGTAGTGAATGCCAGTTTTTTAGAGACAATGTTGACTGAATACACTGTGCTAGCCCAAGAGCAACTCAACGAAACAGGTCGTGTGGGGAGTGATCAGAAATGACTGCTGATTTATTCGAAAACTTAGCTCAGTCTTCTACTAATGAGGTCGGTGACTCAATATTCAATAATGATTTGTTTTCTCAGGGGCAAATAAGGTTGTCTGAACTGTCAGTGTTCAACTGGGGATCTTTTCATAGGTTACATACTGCTGCTATTGACCCAGAAGGAACGTTGGTAACGGGAGATAATGGTGCCGGAAAGTCGACTTTTATTGATGGATTGATGGCTCTTCTTCTACCAGCAGGCAAAGCAACATTCAATGTCGCCGCAGCACAAGGTGATCGCTCAGACCGCTCTCTCCTGTCTTATATGCGGGGAAGTTTTGGTTCGGTTCATGATGGTGCTTCAACCCGTGTAAAAAGTAAAAGGGAAAAGGGCGTTGTTACCGGCCTGAGAGCACTTTATCGAGCTGACGATGGTTCATGTATCACTTTAGCGGCACTTTTCTGGACGACAAACGCAACAAATACATTAAGTGATGTAAAGCGTGTTTATCTTGTGGCCCTGCGTAATCTCCAACTTAAAGAACTTCTTGATGCCTTTGGTGAAGGTAATACGAGGCAACTCAAACAGTGGTTACGGGACGATCCTGCCATAACAGATTGCGACAGTAATTTCTCAGATTATCAGGAGCTATACCGAAAGCATCTCTATATGGACAACAAGAACGCCCCTGCATTGTTGTCGCGAGCGCTTGGTTTAAAAAAGATTGATGATCTAACCAAGCTAATACGTGAATTAGTGCTCGAACCAAGTGGTGTAAAAGAGGATGCGAAAAATGTTGTGGAGGAATTTTCCGACCTCGTAGCAATACATGAACAGTTGATTGATGCGAAAGAGCAGTACAGCCATTTAAGCAGATTGCCTGAGTTGGCCGATTCCATCGCAAAGGCCACCAAGTCCCTTGATTCACTCCTGCTGGAAAAAAGTAACCTGGCGACGTACTTTGGTGAGGCGCTTTCCATTCTTTGGGTGGAGAAGTTAGAAGATATAGATAAAGCGCTGGATTCAATATCAAGAGAAATTAACCGCGTAGAAATCGACGAAAGTGATGCCCAGTTATCCGTTGAGAAGAGGCATGAAGAATATCTGAATCTTGGTGGCGATAAAATTGAATCACTGAAAAACGATATTAAATATATTAAAGGCAAGCTTGATGATGTAATTCAGGTTTCATCTAAATATCAGGTTGATTGCCGAAGACTTAGCTTGAATTCGGAGATTAATGAAGGCGTTTTTTTCACTAACAAGAGCACGGCAATCGAGAACTTGGCCAAAATTGAAGAAGACACTAAGCAGGCACAAGATCGCTTTGGTGATGTTGCCGCTCAGCTAAGTGAGCAACAGAAAAATTTAAATGCGATTAAAGGCGAGATTCTGGATATAGAGGCTCGTCCAGATTCAAATATCGACGTTCGTTACCAGAAGCTCCGAGATGAAATGATTGAATCACTTGACTTGCCAAGAGAGGAACTTGTTTTCATCGGTGAATTGCTGGATGTCAAAAATGACGAAAAACCATGGCAAGGGGCCATTGAACGGGCACTGGGTGGACTAAAAACGACTATGCTTGTGCCCCAAAAGAATTACTCGATGGTCACGCGCTGGCTCAATGTTAGACATACTGGTTTGCATGTACGGGCTCAAGTTGTCTCTCAAGTTCGAACAGATCAAAAATCCACAGGTTTCACTGAATTCAGTGAGCGGGGTTATCTACGCAAATTGATATGGAAAGACCATGCGTATCGAGATTGGTTGAAAAGTCATTTGCACAATTTTGATTTACAGTGTGTGTCTGGCACGGATGAACTTGATGCCACTCTATTTTCAATGACCAGGGAAGGCCTTGTGCATATGGAGCGAGGCCGTTTTGAGAAAAAAGATCAGCGGAAGATAGATGATCGCAGAAGTTGGAGTCTTGGATTCTCGAACAAATCGCGCTTGGCGCTGCTAAATACAGATAAAGGGTTTGCGGAACGTCGTTTGTTTGAGTTGGATAAGACTTTAAGTGAGGCAAGAGAAGCACTCAATAAAAACGCTGAGAGAGCCAATCTCTGGGAACGCCTGAGTTCGTACACATGGGAGCAGATCAATGCACCATACTGGCAAAGACGTTTGGAAAGTGTGCAATCTGATCTGGAGGAACTGGAAAAATCGGGT
Protein-coding sequences here:
- a CDS encoding DUF4194 domain-containing protein; protein product: MTNNTPPNSFFSMVTGKSDQKLHNEGNEGNREVLDDPHNLDDLIPNAPNRDFVDQSLESDRVGLITESAKFSDSEMPHDARRVLVHLMRQGSIMASQKPKLFEQLCRYELAIRKHLSEVYLQLVLDQKSGVAFVATTLSEHVGNIEDDGLEDEALDSDDSATLIPKRTLSLFDTLILLVLRKHYQDRESAGEQKITIDIERLESYLTPFLPITDHASKDRKKLLIRVKEMVKRKVLSTIRSEEDRYEITPIIRYVVNASFLETMLTEYTVLAQEQLNETGRVGSDQK
- a CDS encoding ATP-binding protein, translating into MTADLFENLAQSSTNEVGDSIFNNDLFSQGQIRLSELSVFNWGSFHRLHTAAIDPEGTLVTGDNGAGKSTFIDGLMALLLPAGKATFNVAAAQGDRSDRSLLSYMRGSFGSVHDGASTRVKSKREKGVVTGLRALYRADDGSCITLAALFWTTNATNTLSDVKRVYLVALRNLQLKELLDAFGEGNTRQLKQWLRDDPAITDCDSNFSDYQELYRKHLYMDNKNAPALLSRALGLKKIDDLTKLIRELVLEPSGVKEDAKNVVEEFSDLVAIHEQLIDAKEQYSHLSRLPELADSIAKATKSLDSLLLEKSNLATYFGEALSILWVEKLEDIDKALDSISREINRVEIDESDAQLSVEKRHEEYLNLGGDKIESLKNDIKYIKGKLDDVIQVSSKYQVDCRRLSLNSEINEGVFFTNKSTAIENLAKIEEDTKQAQDRFGDVAAQLSEQQKNLNAIKGEILDIEARPDSNIDVRYQKLRDEMIESLDLPREELVFIGELLDVKNDEKPWQGAIERALGGLKTTMLVPQKNYSMVTRWLNVRHTGLHVRAQVVSQVRTDQKSTGFTEFSERGYLRKLIWKDHAYRDWLKSHLHNFDLQCVSGTDELDATLFSMTREGLVHMERGRFEKKDQRKIDDRRSWSLGFSNKSRLALLNTDKGFAERRLFELDKTLSEAREALNKNAERANLWERLSSYTWEQINAPYWQRRLESVQSDLEELEKSGGNLEVARSRWDTAKEHLKKIQESKGQLLTKKGSLGNNESHAQEQLDKYQQLAAAGMTDDVRQWLQSRVGKIRLDDAHRQAYFEKAIDGELDKIRSSKSTAENVANGIMGSFRGKDKWQPITVDWPTGLEGLQYYLEHYAYIETEGLPELIDQFKERLNKHATQSLARIKTKLESEREDILERIDTINQVLRRTEFKQGSHLRLGSKREKYPHVLEFERKVRSALSQATSDDHEARFRLLSDVVDILDKASAPGTSTNEESKRLLDPRYQMSFFAEEIDSQTLEVRDVLESSSGKSGGEKESFAGTIVAASLAYVLTPDGYNRPIYCTVFLDEAFSNTAEAVSRRVLRVFKELHIHVNLITPYKNLNLARESARSLLIAERAPALHESHLCEVTWEEIDQRMAHQKESAQLKEIAGEIELKELRNTEVEPSDV